The stretch of DNA AATGTGGGGTTTCTGTAGGTGGTTGAAACTGAACCATAATTATTTCACTTGGTTGATGACATGAGCTGTCCCTAAGCAATAGAACtagagggaaaacaagcttttGTGTGTGTACTGGGGATTCCAAAGTGCTTGGTTGAAAAAATTGATTATAGTGGAGGGATGACTAAAAGTAACTCAAGGCAATGTTTTTGCCCTGTAGCAATGCTGCGACTTGAATTTACGTTGAGTAGTTATCTAATCTCTCTCAGTACATTCTCTCATGTAGTGAGGATCATAGGTGCAGTATGGAAAGGCTTGGGAATTGTCAGCTTGGATATTGAGCTTTTAAAAGCAATGGTGCATGAGAAGTGTTGCAGTGATTCAAGATACCTATGTGCTTTGGCTCTCTCTAATGCTGAGAAGGCTTTGTATTGATATTTGCTGTCCCTGGGGCGATTTGGGATTGTAGTAATTTCCCATTGCACATACTGTCTCTTGGTCACAGTGGAGCACAAGTGCTTTCAGTGAGAAGTGTTGGAAATAGTAAAAACTGCCCTCTTACTTGTAAGAGATGGTTTTGTTTGTAATGGTGAGAGTCTGGCTCCCCTGGTGTTAGATCAGACAACTATGCAGTCAAGCCCACCATCAGCCACCATCTGAAGTAATGAACTAGGAAAGTGAAGACAGTATGTGATCAGAAACATTGAGTTGTCTGCATTCTGGTTGTGTTCTGCTTAGCCGCTCATGTTTAAGATGCTTGACTTTTAGCTTCTAGGGTGAAAGTCCCTCTTGAATGAGAAGCTTAAATGTGCATCTGTTCAAGCAATTGTATTCAACCTGTGGAGGTCATAGGATAACTCCCATCCCATCCTTAATCTGTTAGAGCTAAATAATGGTGCCTGGTGCATTATAGACAAGTATGTAGATAAGGAACCTGTTCTAAAGTAGCAGGAAATCACTTGTGATTTTTTTGCTGTTCTAACTCCACTCAGCAATATACATCTGTGGGGTCCTCAAATGCCAGGAACTCCCCACAAACTATTGTACCAATTCCTGCTGTGCCTTTTTGTGAAGTACCATGAGAACAAAAGAGGTTCTGAGCCACAgttgaagtggttgtgggtggaTAAATGTGGGTTCATGATAtttttttgaaaactgaagtaatagTGTCTAATTGTTTGAGCAGAAAGCTGGAACTCAGGGTTCCTGAGTTCTGTCCTTGACCACCATCAACTCAccctgaccttggacaagtcacttagtttctctgtgactgtatccccatctgtaaaatgagggtaaaaTTTTCCTTCTGGTAGCGTTGTGATTTCTAATGTCTGTAAACTGCATTATGTTTCTCGGATGAAGAGCCAGAGACTTGTAGAGTACTATTGGAATAATATAACCGAGCCTCTCCCTGTATTGTTTAGATGCACTGGCACTTTGACATGTTTCTCCGGACCCGTGTTGACACGTCCCCCACTGTGGTACCCTGGCACACCATGCGCAATCACTTCCTCCTCTTTATTGGCTTCATGCTGTTTATATTCTGGGTTGGAGAAATGTACCCATCCTACATGCCTGTGGTGAGTAATGAGGTGAGACAGGGGGAAGAGGTCTCCTAAGAACCGTTGCTGCATGCCACTGCCAGATGCCCAGAGCAGTGTCCTATTGAGGTTGAATATCTTGGGGATACGAAGGCCCCGCTGCACCAGCGGTGtggctttggacaagtcacttaggcccaagtCCTCAGAGGTACTTAGGCATGTAACTCCTgtagaagtcaataggaattagaTGCTAAAATACCTTTCAGGCTGTTGGCCTTAGTGTCTCAGTGCCCCACTGTCCCCATCTGTAATAGTGAGAGAACATTTGCTTCAGAGTGGTGCTGTGAGGGTTGCACGATGCATCAAAGAGACGAAACACTCTGTGAGCATGAAGTATTTGCCCGCAGGTTTTCTAAGTTGCCTGTTTGAATGTGCTGAGTTTGCTGCTTCACAGCTATGTTCCTCTGCAGGGACCGAAGCAGTATCCTTACAATAACCTGTACCTGGAGCGAGGAGGCGATCCAAGCAAAGAGCCCCCAGAGGTGAAGAACTATGAAATCTGAAAGATGCATGGAAATGTAGCTCTTCTCCTGGGATATTTACATGGGGGTCCTCCAGAGTGTTCACTGCAGGATGCACTAACCAATTGTTCTCTTAGACATTTACTCTTAATGAAATATATTGTGAAAACTCTTGTGGTGGATTTCTTTTCTTTGAAGAGGTTATAAAGTGGGCAGTGAAGTTACAGTGACTCCACCATTGTCTCGGAGCAGGGGTAGAATTCCCTTGTGTACAGGATGGTGCTTCAGGAAGAAGTCCAGAGGTATTGATCCTTATGAATCTGTGTGTAAGATGGACACTGGAATTCTTTAGATAAGTCTGCTTCCAGTGCCAGCTACCAAGGTCGTCCTTGCAGCTGTTGGAAGGAGAAGAAAGTAAAACAGAATTCAATTAAATGTTCAAAGATGGACACAACTCCTTTGGATTATTCAACTCTGCCATGATGCCAGTTATACTATGAATAATTGTACTTCCTCATTGGGTTGGCTCTTTTCTCTCGGCCCTCCTCAGGCAGCAACCGCAATAAAAGTTTGAGTTGCCTTATGTACTGGTGGATTAGGATCACAGAAGAACCTAGCCTTTGAAGCGATACACCTCACTAGATAAACCTTCCATCCCTCACACAGGGCAAAATCTCCCTCTAATCTTATACCCATTTTGAGCAGTACTGCTGCTTACCACAGTCTGCCACTTTAGTGTAGGAGTGACCTATTGCTGTGTCTTATGACCTTGGCTGTTGAGGGCATGGTTGGTCTTCTGAACTCAGTTATTCCCCAATGTTTTAGAGAGTTTAAGGAGTGTATGTAGTagcattgtattttattttccttaaatAATTTCAGTGTGTTGCCTTTTGCCTGGAAGTAAACAAAAGCATTTTCTAAAGTTCTTAGACCTCCAAGCTGTGGTAAATGTTCAGCGGgtgtttgaaactatagtaaagaacagaactaTTAGACACAGATTAATACAATATGTGTGGGAATAGTCAACATagcatttgtaaagggaaatcatgcctcactaatctattagaattctttaaggaTGTCTACAAGCACatagacaagggtgatccagttgatttAGAGTACTTGGACTtttagaaagcttttgacaaggtcccacaccaaaggctgttaagcaaactaagcagtcatgggataagagggaaggtcctgtcctggatcagtaactggtttaaaaaatagggaacaaagggaagaataaatggtcagttttcacagtggagagaggtaaatagaggagtcctcccaaggatctgtacggGGATCTGTGCTGATCAACATATTCAtagatgatctggaaaaggggtgaaacagtgaggtggcaaagtttgtagacaATACataattactcaaaatagttaagtccaaagcagactgcaaagacgGGGATCTCCCTAAAttaggtaacaaaatggcagatgaaattgaacgttgataaatgcaaagtaatgcacactggaaaacacaatcccaattatacacacaaaataatggagtttaaattagctgttaccactcaagaaagagatcttggagtcattgtgaataggtttctgaaaacatctgttcaaggtgcagtagcagtcaaaaaaggctaacagaaagTTAGgatccattaggaaagggaaagataagacagaaaatatagtgctattatataaattcatggtatacTTACACCTtcaatactgcatacagttctggtcaccccatctcaagaaagatatattggaattggaaaacatacagagaaggacaacaaaaatggttaggggtatggaacagcttccatatgaagagagattaaaaagactgggactgttcatcttagaagagAGATGACagagggatatgacagaggtctgtgAAATGATGactggtggggagaaagtgaataaggaagtgtttttacCCCtctgcataacacaagaaccaggactCACCCAAtaaagttaataggcagcaggtttaaaacaaatataaggaagtacttcttcatttAACatacaatcaacctgtggaacttgttgccaggggatgttatgaaggccaaaactatatctaagttcaaaaaagaagtagataagttcatagaggatagatagtcaatggctattggccaagatggtcaggatcACATTCTCATGTTCCAGGTGTCCATAAACCTCTGAGcactagaagctgggagtgggtgacgGAATTGATCGCTcaataattgtcctgctctgttcattcactctaaagcatctggcactggcactgttggaagacaggatactgggctggatcagtggttctcaacctatttatgcAGCCTAcattgtgttatgtgggccacatccaaaaCTATATGGCCCAGAGGATGTCACaggggccgcagctgtgtgctgactgggccgcaggttgagaatcactgtgctagtatggacattcttatgtgcGGGGTTTGTAAGAAATGGAGGAGGTATGTCCAAAGATACGTTGCTTCACTCAATACTGATATGCAGCCAGGTCTTGGGTGGAACATTACACCTATTCTGTGCTAATGATGCAACAGAACATTTTAAGAGAGAAAGTGGCAAATAAAATGGTAGGAGCTGTTGAGGCAAAATTATAGGAACTAAAAGTGAAATTGCCAGAAAAGGGGGTAATATCTCTACTCTTATAGTTACAAGATTTGCACTGAATGTAAGTGAAGGTGGTCTGGGCTTTGCATCTCAGCCAAAAGACTGCAAAGCTCTAAGCATTGTGTTCCATCGCCTCATGGTTTTGGCACTGGGTCTTAGGCTGCGGTCTCTGTTACTGAATCACCAAAACCACTTTTCCCAGGCTGCATTTTCAGGAGAGGTTTCTCATCCCTGTATTTTCAAGGGACACTTCTGCTTGGGTGATGAGTTTTTACATGATCATGGACTCCAGCTGCAATATCACAAAACactttattttaatagattaagAACAAATACAAATAGGTTTTTACGGGCAGTGATAAAGACTGAACAGAATGACAAAATTTGCCTGCTCTGTGGATCACAGCTATGTCCTGTTCTGTAATGGATACAGTGGAATGACACTGAAAAGCTCTGTTTGCTCTAATGCAGGAAAAGGGGCAGTGAAAATAACAAAACTCAGCAGTTTCTGGGCTTGGGTTCCAAGGTGCCTCCTAAACCACCGTCATACATTACCTAAAGTATTACCTAgctatttgaaaaacaaaattaaaaacccCAAAAGTTAATTCCATGATCTTAGATAGGGCTCGCCAGGCCTGAGTCCAGCCTGACTTGACTAAATGGTGCTGGGATATCAGCTCTTCTGTGCTGTTAGATGCTGTCAGATGTAACTGATCACCAGAGTAGTCCCATTGGGATCAATGTTACTATATGGGTTAATTTTGCTAGTGTGAGCAAAGGTGTTGCATTCTGGGCCCTAATAACAACATGACAGTAGTGCTCACAGGCCCCAGAGGGGATCTGAGTcctcatggtgctaggtgctttacaaacaggaaGAACATCCCTTCTTGAAGTGCTTACAACCTCTATGGAGATTATAGTTCAAATAAAATAGGGCTGGATTCTCTGTTAAAGTTAAGGGTGCGGTGCGGTGCTGGAGGGAgcaagtgggggcggggcctcagggaaggggcggggtaggggtgTTCCCTTTTGTACAATTAGAAAGTTGGAAACCGTAGGCCCTGGGGGTTGATGCTCCAGGGCAGGGGTCTTGACTTTGGCCCTACGTGGTAGATACGGGGGCGAGGGGTTTGATGCCTCTGTTCGGGGCGGGGTTAGTGTGTGTCTGAGGGGAGGAGTCACACATACACTGATAGGCAGGAGACGCTTGGCGGGCGGAGCTCTTCGGGCTGTTGGCGGCCACCATAGTGCAGGCTCCGCTAGCTGTCTGAGCAGGGAGTCTCGGCCGGGCTGGGTCAGGAGTCGCGGTAGGGAAGGTACCGAAGCCGGTAAGGGCCGCTCCGCCGGCCCCTCctacccccagctctgaccccggCGCAGGCCCTTCCCACccaggcccggcccccgcccgccGATCCCCCCACGCAGGTGCGGGCCTGGCCCTGGCGCGACCACTGACAGGGAGCCCGCCCCGAGCGCTCCAGTCCCGTGCCCCCGACTCCCCCCCGCAGCGCTCCGCTCCCGGCTCAAGTGGAGAGGCTGCCACGAGATTGCCAGGGGGTCTGAGTTCTGCCGCCCCACGGACGGGTTGGAGATCTGTGGCGTGGGCGCTCTGGGCCCCTACCTGCGGGCTGGTTTCACGCGTGGGTCGTCGCACAGTTGTCTGCTGGTGGCGATTTCTGCGGCCCTCTTAGCCCCTCCGGCTTGAGAGTTTCAGTAGTTctctgtattacagtagcacccagaggcccagccGCGCTCGGTGCTGTACGGACATAGTtgacatagtgagagacagtccctgcaccaCGGAGCTTAGTGTCGCCAGGCGACACAGGTAAAGGGTGGAGGAATAGGAGTGTGGTTTTTCTTTGTGAGATTGTGTAAGGGTACGTGGGaagtgagtggcagagctgggattgtgATCCAGTTTCCTGTGTCCCAGGAGCCGTCCATTGTGTGTACAGTATTAGCTCTGTATTCTTGAGGGAAGGTAGGAAGTCCCTTTGTAGGTTGCAGTGTGTTCTACTGTGTCCTGCCTTCCAAAAAACCCCTCATTGCAAGCGGCAG from Emys orbicularis isolate rEmyOrb1 chromosome 7, rEmyOrb1.hap1, whole genome shotgun sequence encodes:
- the NDUFB8 gene encoding NADH dehydrogenase [ubiquinone] 1 beta subcomplex subunit 8, mitochondrial isoform X2, whose product is MPGPYPKTPEERAAAAKKYNMRVEDYEPYADDGMGYGDYPKLPDRSYQERDPWYQWDYPSLRQNWGEPMHWHFDMFLRTRVDTSPTVVPWHTMRNHFLLFIGFMLFIFWVGEMYPSYMPVVSNEGPKQYPYNNLYLERGGDPSKEPPEVKNYEI